The Fibrobacter sp. UBA4297 genome includes a window with the following:
- the rbfA gene encoding 30S ribosome-binding factor RbfA has product MTRRTDRLGEQFREEISKLIQKGLKDPRVSTLASITRVDITEDLSYAKALVSVMGSDKEKRDTLVGLNNSAGFIRGVLGKALKIFKVPELKFVLDENLEHAMHIEDILAELKQKGEL; this is encoded by the coding sequence ATGACTAGAAGAACCGATAGATTAGGCGAGCAGTTCCGCGAAGAGATCTCCAAGCTCATCCAGAAGGGCTTGAAGGATCCGCGCGTGAGCACTCTCGCGAGCATTACCCGTGTGGACATTACCGAAGACCTGAGCTATGCAAAGGCCCTCGTCTCGGTGATGGGTTCCGATAAAGAAAAGCGCGATACGCTTGTCGGACTCAACAATTCCGCCGGCTTTATCCGTGGCGTCTTGGGCAAGGCTTTGAAAATTTTCAAGGTTCCGGAGCTCAAGTTCGTTCTTGACGAAAATCTCGAACATGCCATGCACATTGAAGATATCCTTGCAGAACTGAAGCAGAAAGGGGAACTTTAA
- a CDS encoding pyridoxamine 5'-phosphate oxidase family protein, protein MRRKDREVLGDENIAKIIEQCTTCHVAMTDDADASMPYVIPLSFGYSLNSGVLELYFHCAHVGKKLDCIRKNPNVAFSMCVENRIEIHEEAYCKSGRFYASVVGQGKAEIVEDVTEKCRGISLLMKRQVAGTPQSPDSAHSSQSAIPHKFEFTPAQAATVTVFKITSTNFTGKAKNDYAQKC, encoded by the coding sequence ATGCGGCGCAAGGACAGAGAAGTTTTAGGCGACGAAAACATCGCAAAGATTATTGAGCAATGCACGACTTGCCATGTTGCAATGACAGATGATGCAGATGCAAGCATGCCTTACGTGATTCCGCTGTCATTCGGATACAGCCTTAACAGCGGCGTTCTAGAGCTGTATTTCCATTGCGCTCATGTCGGCAAGAAACTCGACTGCATCCGCAAAAATCCGAATGTCGCATTCAGCATGTGCGTCGAAAACCGCATCGAAATTCACGAAGAAGCCTATTGCAAAAGCGGGCGCTTTTACGCAAGTGTCGTCGGACAAGGCAAGGCCGAAATCGTCGAAGACGTGACTGAAAAATGCCGCGGAATCTCGCTCCTAATGAAACGACAAGTTGCGGGAACGCCACAATCCCCAGATTCCGCGCATTCCTCGCAATCAGCGATCCCGCACAAATTCGAATTCACACCCGCGCAGGCCGCCACCGTAACAGTGTTCAAAATTACGAGCACCAACTTTACCGGAAAAGCGAAAAACGATTATGCTCAAAAGTGTTAG
- a CDS encoding DEAD/DEAH box helicase codes for MDFGSYGKTWWANKWLSSILATASEQTVLQGLKFAARGQVTSIDIVDNRVISVVKGPNGGLHNNYIVFPKFSKESSEIFVSFLKQQPAELLAFNNKALSPSLELLMSKSGLQLFDDPAKVNMGCDCRDERPCKYLVATFLKIAEQADKEPNILFKIHGLDLEFIKDYKPDAMEMEAPPEANLVRSFSKATRLVGTGAENETGNEVEVSENAAGNGKGESAGDSDEREAQNVAELSHAEDASASLFGGYKGSGRESQNSIPPKQLPTFDFKSWKDYSHILPAMLQNFPKFCPAGNFRKSFTDELESCHKFFTDFDNFDAFSEQFRVNNAKTFLMENEQLRLFHKPGWHWNFEQSMAGKIINSNLTVTNVMGALCCLSAGNFSWHHYSVRYLHLMLQVAFYLVRTGAIYPQVFWVGKDVAQMRWLPAEMLPEILYIVADLEVTAPRELAWTSKEESFFEIAEPAEHILSLFISQLLKFARKYKTPLKTNHGNLLSFFFDSVSGKLANNAHAIPGKIQQWLSVYSCLGCRTQILFVCSEMDEDVALDVFVLDEDAASAAGNIARRTPLSELFENNDSRLLSIMSVLNGIADGFKPLDAYLERRASEPILMRGAELLDFLQDCLKKLQLFGIQTEIPKNLLNIGKPKPKMRLQGSMSFGAFTAGDLLDFDWEIAIGDENISAKEFLELAEQADGLLKYKSSYVQITEQDLQSIRDKIEGKSGESAKNGKDKKVAGEAEGTDEILEEDSVPEITQAKLVQACFTGECDNIPVEMASDFKQQFDAWRAETDIPLPENLNATLRPYQMRGYSWMYKNLEIGFGCILADDMGLGKTLQVITFLLKMKQEGKFAEKKAIVVMPAGLLCNWQVEIKKFAPELTFFAYHGGRRDLQKFNADVLLTTYATFRKDFAELDKHEWQTIIIDEAQNIKNADSEQSKLLRRMRAPMKIAMSGTPVENRLMEFWTIMDFANHGFFPSASEFREKFETPIQKNGNQVVAETFRKITAPFMLRRLKTDKSIISDLPDKIIQDEYAELTRSQAALYQKTLEHFMQELEMEQALSEKANDAHALFKRKGIILQMILALKQICNHPATFLKGLDDNAASQKSSKLESGKMQMLLDLLTSIQEQGEKTLIFTQFAEMGHLLKATIESELGLRTHFYHGGCTQTQRSEMIQDFQENPDCKVLILSLKAGGTGLNLVAASQVIHYDLWWNPAIEAQATDRAFRIGQKRNVQVHRFITKGTFEEKINALLETKKAIANLTVNAGETWLADMDDKQLAEVFCLDNTIV; via the coding sequence ATGGATTTTGGAAGTTACGGAAAGACTTGGTGGGCAAACAAGTGGTTGAGTTCGATTCTCGCAACCGCAAGCGAGCAAACCGTTTTGCAGGGACTCAAATTTGCTGCACGTGGCCAGGTCACAAGCATAGATATCGTCGACAACCGTGTGATATCCGTGGTGAAAGGCCCGAACGGTGGCCTGCACAACAATTACATCGTCTTCCCGAAATTTTCTAAGGAATCTTCCGAAATCTTCGTGAGTTTTTTGAAGCAACAGCCCGCAGAACTTTTGGCGTTCAATAACAAGGCACTTAGCCCCTCACTTGAGCTTTTGATGAGCAAAAGCGGGCTTCAGCTTTTTGACGACCCGGCCAAAGTCAACATGGGTTGCGACTGTCGTGATGAACGCCCGTGCAAGTACCTCGTTGCCACATTTTTAAAAATTGCAGAACAGGCGGACAAGGAGCCGAACATCCTTTTCAAAATCCACGGACTCGACCTGGAATTTATCAAGGACTACAAGCCGGACGCGATGGAAATGGAAGCTCCGCCCGAAGCAAATCTCGTGAGGTCGTTCAGCAAGGCGACGAGACTCGTGGGAACTGGCGCCGAAAATGAAACCGGAAACGAAGTAGAAGTTTCAGAAAATGCCGCCGGGAATGGCAAAGGAGAAAGCGCCGGGGATAGCGATGAACGCGAGGCCCAAAATGTCGCCGAACTTTCTCATGCAGAAGACGCGAGCGCAAGTTTATTTGGTGGGTATAAAGGCTCGGGCCGCGAATCGCAAAACAGCATCCCGCCCAAGCAACTGCCGACATTCGATTTCAAGAGCTGGAAAGACTACTCGCACATTCTGCCCGCGATGTTGCAAAACTTCCCCAAGTTCTGCCCCGCCGGGAACTTCCGCAAGAGCTTTACAGACGAACTAGAATCGTGCCACAAGTTCTTTACCGACTTCGATAATTTCGATGCTTTCTCGGAACAGTTCCGCGTGAACAATGCGAAGACGTTCCTGATGGAAAACGAGCAACTGCGACTGTTCCACAAGCCCGGATGGCATTGGAATTTTGAGCAGTCCATGGCAGGCAAAATCATCAACAGCAACCTTACCGTCACAAACGTGATGGGAGCGCTTTGCTGCCTCAGCGCCGGGAATTTTTCGTGGCATCACTACTCCGTGCGTTACTTGCACTTGATGTTGCAAGTGGCTTTTTACCTTGTGCGCACCGGAGCCATTTATCCGCAAGTTTTTTGGGTCGGGAAAGACGTGGCGCAGATGCGCTGGCTCCCCGCCGAAATGCTTCCCGAGATTCTCTACATTGTTGCCGATCTCGAAGTCACCGCCCCGCGAGAACTCGCGTGGACAAGCAAAGAAGAATCCTTCTTCGAAATCGCGGAACCCGCCGAGCACATTCTTTCGCTGTTCATCTCGCAGCTCTTGAAATTTGCACGCAAATACAAGACGCCGCTCAAGACGAATCACGGCAACTTACTTTCATTCTTTTTCGATAGCGTTTCAGGGAAGCTCGCGAACAATGCACACGCCATTCCTGGGAAAATCCAGCAATGGCTCTCGGTGTATTCTTGCCTTGGTTGCCGCACGCAGATTCTCTTTGTCTGTAGCGAAATGGACGAAGATGTAGCGCTGGACGTTTTTGTACTTGACGAAGATGCTGCGAGTGCCGCCGGAAATATCGCAAGACGCACGCCACTTTCGGAACTATTCGAAAACAACGACTCGCGACTGCTCTCGATTATGAGCGTTTTGAATGGCATTGCCGATGGATTCAAGCCACTCGACGCCTATTTGGAACGCCGTGCGAGCGAACCGATTCTGATGCGAGGCGCCGAACTCCTCGACTTTTTGCAGGATTGCCTCAAAAAACTCCAACTGTTCGGCATCCAAACAGAAATTCCAAAGAATTTGTTGAACATCGGAAAACCGAAACCCAAGATGCGCTTGCAAGGCAGCATGAGCTTTGGTGCATTTACTGCTGGCGACCTGCTTGACTTCGATTGGGAAATCGCCATCGGAGACGAAAATATTTCAGCAAAGGAATTCTTGGAACTCGCCGAACAAGCGGACGGACTTTTAAAATACAAGTCCAGTTACGTGCAAATTACCGAACAGGATTTGCAATCCATCCGCGATAAAATAGAAGGCAAGTCTGGCGAGTCTGCGAAAAACGGCAAAGACAAAAAGGTTGCCGGAGAAGCGGAAGGAACCGACGAAATCCTCGAAGAAGATTCCGTTCCAGAAATCACGCAAGCCAAACTCGTACAAGCTTGCTTCACCGGCGAATGCGACAACATTCCGGTTGAAATGGCGAGCGATTTCAAGCAACAGTTCGACGCCTGGCGTGCCGAAACGGACATTCCGTTGCCCGAGAATCTGAACGCGACACTCCGCCCCTATCAAATGCGCGGCTACTCCTGGATGTACAAGAATCTGGAAATCGGGTTCGGTTGCATTCTCGCCGATGACATGGGCCTCGGCAAGACGCTACAAGTCATCACGTTCCTCCTCAAGATGAAGCAGGAAGGCAAATTCGCGGAGAAAAAAGCCATCGTCGTAATGCCCGCCGGCCTCCTTTGCAACTGGCAAGTCGAAATCAAAAAATTCGCACCGGAACTCACGTTCTTTGCGTACCACGGAGGCCGCCGCGATCTGCAAAAGTTCAATGCCGATGTGTTGCTTACCACGTACGCCACGTTCCGCAAGGACTTTGCCGAACTCGACAAACACGAATGGCAAACGATTATCATCGACGAAGCACAAAACATCAAAAACGCCGATAGCGAACAGAGTAAATTGCTCCGCCGCATGCGCGCCCCGATGAAAATCGCGATGAGCGGCACTCCAGTCGAAAACCGCCTCATGGAATTCTGGACCATCATGGATTTTGCGAACCACGGATTTTTTCCAAGCGCAAGTGAATTCCGCGAAAAGTTCGAAACGCCGATTCAAAAGAACGGCAATCAAGTCGTTGCCGAAACATTCCGCAAAATCACGGCACCGTTCATGTTGCGTCGCCTCAAGACCGACAAGAGCATCATCAGCGACTTGCCCGACAAAATCATCCAGGACGAATACGCCGAACTCACGCGCTCACAAGCCGCCCTTTATCAAAAAACGCTCGAACACTTTATGCAAGAGCTTGAGATGGAGCAAGCCCTCAGCGAAAAGGCAAACGACGCCCACGCACTCTTCAAGCGTAAAGGCATCATTTTGCAGATGATTCTTGCGCTCAAGCAAATCTGCAACCACCCCGCCACATTCCTCAAGGGGTTAGACGACAACGCCGCGTCCCAAAAGTCCAGCAAACTCGAATCCGGCAAGATGCAAATGCTCCTGGACCTCCTCACATCCATCCAAGAGCAAGGCGAAAAGACGCTCATCTTCACGCAATTTGCCGAAATGGGGCACCTGCTAAAAGCCACCATCGAAAGCGAACTCGGCCTCCGTACGCATTTCTACCACGGCGGTTGCACACAAACGCAGCGTTCCGAAATGATCCAGGATTTCCAAGAAAATCCAGACTGCAAAGTACTCATCCTCTCGCTCAAGGCAGGAGGCACCGGCCTCAATCTCGTCGCAGCCTCGCAAGTCATCCATTACGATTTGTGGTGGAACCCCGCCATCGAAGCGCAAGCCACCGACCGCGCCTTCCGTATCGGCCAAAAGCGCAACGTCCAAGTCCACCGCTTTATCACCAAAGGCACCTTCGAAGAGAAAATCAATGCGCTCCTCGAAACCAAAAAAGCCATCGCCAACTTGACCGTGAACGCCGGCGAAACATGGCTCGCCGACATGGACGACAAGCAACTCGCCGAAGTCTTCTGCCTGGACAACACGATTGTGTAA
- a CDS encoding tRNA pseudouridine synthase B, translated as MGHAGTLDLRASGLIIAATGRATRLLPYIEAKDKCYTFRLHLGYETDTLEWDGEVVKVDDKCVGRESQPCLHGYDRAQHLGLEQSESPKTRDESSCHPGAEGDRIQCGVPSVTRADLEAVLPQFIGDIDQVPPNYCAVKINGHRASDLANRGRDVELKPRRIHIESLKVVGEGLVTEGCTGKSFATFDLECNCSKGTYIRSLGRDLARALGTCGCVSMIRRHRIGDVTVDRAVRGDALTPEHLLPVDQVLDFPVVRLNDDQVKAIRLGNWVPWRTPVENLSTTPGAEKFVFTADKDGAVIGLGVYDPGRICPKFFLGDD; from the coding sequence GTGGGCCATGCGGGTACGCTTGATTTGCGTGCAAGCGGGCTCATTATTGCCGCTACGGGTCGTGCAACGCGCCTTTTGCCTTACATCGAGGCGAAGGACAAGTGCTATACGTTCCGCCTCCACCTTGGCTATGAAACCGATACCCTGGAATGGGACGGGGAAGTGGTTAAGGTAGACGACAAATGCGTGGGGCGAGAGTCGCAGCCATGCTTGCATGGATATGACCGAGCCCAGCATTTGGGACTTGAGCAAAGCGAAAGTCCAAAGACTAGAGACGAGAGTAGTTGTCATCCTGGAGCCGAAGGCGATAGGATCCAGTGCGGAGTGCCATCGGTGACGCGTGCGGACCTCGAAGCGGTTTTGCCGCAGTTCATTGGCGACATTGACCAGGTTCCGCCGAATTACTGTGCCGTGAAAATTAACGGTCATCGCGCTAGCGACTTGGCGAATCGTGGTCGTGATGTGGAACTCAAGCCTCGCCGCATCCATATCGAATCGCTCAAAGTTGTGGGCGAGGGGCTTGTGACGGAAGGCTGTACCGGCAAGAGCTTTGCCACGTTTGATTTGGAATGCAACTGTAGCAAGGGAACGTACATCCGTTCGCTCGGTCGAGATTTGGCTCGTGCGCTTGGAACGTGCGGTTGCGTCTCTATGATCCGTCGCCACCGCATTGGTGATGTGACTGTGGATCGCGCTGTTCGTGGGGACGCCCTTACGCCGGAACATTTGCTCCCTGTAGACCAGGTGCTTGATTTCCCGGTTGTCCGCTTGAATGACGACCAGGTGAAAGCGATTCGTTTAGGAAATTGGGTGCCGTGGCGCACTCCTGTTGAAAATTTAAGCACGACGCCAGGGGCGGAAAAGTTTGTCTTTACCGCCGATAAAGATGGCGCTGTGATTGGGCTTGGCGTTTATGACCCGGGCCGCATTTGCCCCAAGTTCTTTTTAGGTGATGATTAA
- the ribF gene encoding riboflavin biosynthesis protein RibF, which produces MKRAVTMGNFDGCHLGHQALFRTLKAVAEVNHLQPTVISFEPHSNYVLRGPGDPLLLTTTEEKREFIESFGLEFLVLPFTHELAKLPFDKFVRTELIEKREVVSMFFGHDHCFGAGGKGNYETITAAFPELSTQMLSMVLHKGERVSSSAVRNALLNGDVDRAQTYLGRPYRLSGTVVVGKRLGHTIGFPTANVQMEQYKFLPRGGVYVASARLSDGRIYRSVVNIGTQPTTPGTHNLAVEAYLLDFSEDIYGQHLALDLLAFLRPEKKFASIEDLVRQIGMDADTAKNYNGNHWAE; this is translated from the coding sequence ATGAAACGCGCTGTGACAATGGGTAATTTTGATGGATGCCATTTGGGGCATCAGGCGCTTTTTCGCACGCTCAAGGCGGTTGCCGAAGTGAACCATTTGCAGCCGACAGTCATCAGCTTTGAACCGCATTCCAATTACGTCTTGCGTGGGCCGGGTGATCCGTTGCTCCTCACGACGACCGAAGAAAAACGCGAATTTATCGAAAGCTTTGGCCTCGAATTTTTGGTTTTGCCGTTCACGCACGAATTGGCAAAACTCCCGTTTGATAAATTTGTCCGCACGGAACTGATTGAAAAGCGCGAAGTCGTTTCGATGTTCTTTGGCCATGACCATTGCTTTGGCGCTGGCGGCAAGGGCAATTACGAGACGATTACCGCTGCGTTCCCGGAACTCTCGACGCAGATGCTTTCAATGGTTTTGCACAAGGGCGAACGCGTGAGCTCTTCTGCAGTGCGCAATGCGCTTTTGAACGGCGATGTGGACCGCGCGCAGACTTATCTGGGGCGCCCGTATCGCTTGTCCGGAACGGTTGTGGTCGGCAAGCGCCTTGGTCATACGATTGGATTTCCGACGGCAAATGTGCAAATGGAACAGTACAAGTTCTTGCCGAGAGGTGGCGTGTATGTCGCCAGTGCAAGACTCTCGGACGGTCGCATTTATCGCTCTGTTGTGAACATTGGAACGCAACCGACAACGCCCGGAACGCATAACCTTGCGGTCGAAGCGTATCTGCTCGACTTTAGCGAAGACATTTACGGCCAGCACTTAGCGCTGGACTTGCTCGCCTTTTTGCGCCCTGAAAAGAAGTTCGCAAGCATCGAAGATTTGGTCCGCCAGATTGGCATGGACGCCGACACCGCCAAGAATTACAACGGAAACCATTGGGCGGAGTAG